A genomic window from Purpureocillium takamizusanense chromosome 2, complete sequence includes:
- the TOM70 gene encoding TOM (translocase of outer membrane) complex component (EggNog:ENOG503NUNW~COG:U~TransMembrane:1 (i37-58o)), whose translation MSNPLPSMPPGRPTAIPVDAPSSTWDRITSWVSENKAVVYTIAGVAVVVTGAGVVYYLNSDANTKADSAPKLSKKERRKRKEAERKAAETKEAPTTTESKAATVQSDSELPDVDEQSVLSLTQEQREEYAAKLKQAGNKAYGDKAYNKAIDLYSKAILCKPDPVFYSNRAACYSAMSEWDKVVEDTTAAINMDPEYVKAINRRATAYEHQKMYSEALLDFTASCIIDNFKSDSTAQAVERLLKTFAEHRAKEMMASRPPKLPSPIFVGNYLQSFRQKPRPADLDDSIELDVETGIGQLQLGLQGLEKKTADGYEEARLAFEKALELGELGNHEPLAYNLRGTMRTLLGNHAEATKDFDKSIELDPTMVQSYIKRASISLELGEPDKAEAEFAKALDQNKDDPDVYYHRAQANFIKGDLAEAQKDYQKSIDLDKDFIFSHIQLGVTQYKMGSIASSMATFRRCIKNFPKVPDVYNYYGELLLDQGNFAEAVEKFDTAMEMEKQSKPMSMNVLPLINKALALFQWKQDFKEAEKLCQKALIIDPECDIAVATMAQLLLQQNNVTEALKYFERAAELARTEGEIVNALSYAEATRTQVQVTEKYPKLAAKLAGGGGPPGFRMGA comes from the exons ATGTCGAATCCACTGCCGTCGATGCCTCCGGGTCGGCCAACGGCCATTCCTGTTGACGCCCCCTCATCCACATGGGATCGCATCACGTCCTGGGTCTCGGAGAACAAGGCAGTCGTGTATACCATCGCTGGtgttgccgttgtcgtcACAGGCGCCGGTGTTGTCTACTACCTGAACTCCGACGCT AATACCAAGGCCGATTCAGCTCCTAAACTGAGCAAAAAGGAAAGACGAAAGCGAAAAgaggccgagcgcaaggccgccgagactAAGGAAGCACCTACCACAACCGAGTCGAAAGCCGCCACGGTCCAGAGCGATTCCGAACtgcccgacgtcgacgagcagtCAGTCTTGAGCCTGACCCAGGAGCAGCGCGAAGAGTATGCCGCGAAGCTGAAGCAGGCGGGCAACAAGGCCTATGGCGACAAGGCGTACAACAAGGCTATTGACTTGTACTCCAAGGCCATTCTCTGCAAGCCCGACCCCGTCTTCTACTCCAACAGAGCTGCATGCTACAGCGCCATGAGTGAATGGGACAAGGTCGTCGAagacaccaccgccgccataAACATGGACCCTGAATATGTAAAGGCCATCAATCGCCGAGCCACTGCCTACGAGCACCAAAAGATGTACTCCGAGGCTCTCTTGGACTTCACGGCCTCCTGCATCATCGACAACTTCAAGAGCGATTCCACGGCTCAGGCTGTTGAGAGACTGCTCAAGACGTTTGCCGAGCACAGGGCAAAGGAGATGATGGCTTCCAGGCCGCCCAAGCTGCCCAGTCCCATCTTTGTTGGCAACTACCTCCAGAGCTTCCGGCAAAAGCCCCGCCCCgcggacctcgacgactcgATCGAACTCGATGTCGAGACAGGAATTGGTCAACTGCAACTCGGTCTCCAGGGcctggagaagaagacggcagACGGATACGAGGAGGCGAGATTAGCATTTGAGAAGGCTCTGGAGCTCGGTGAGCTCGGTAACCACGAGCCCCTCGCCTACAACTTGCGCGGAACCATGCGAACTCTTCTAGGCAACCACGCCGAGGCAACCAAGGACTTTGACAAGAGCATCGAGCTTGACCCGACCATGGTTCAGAGTTACATCAAGCGCGCCAGCATCAGTctggagctcggcgagccgGACAAGGCAGAGGCTGAATTCGCCAAGGCCCTGGACCAAAACAAGGACGATCCTGACGTTTACTATCACCGCGCCCAAGCCAACTTCATCAAGGGAgacctggccgaggcgcaaAAGGACTACCAGAAGTCGATTGACCTAGACAAGGACTTCATCTTCTCTCACATCCAGCTCGGCGTGACTCAGTACAAGATGGGCTCCATCgcgtcctccatggccaccTTTCGCCGGTGCATCAAGAACTTCCCCAAGGTCCCCGACGTTTACAACTACTACGGCGAGCTGCTTCTGGACCAGGGCAACTTTGCCGAGGCCGTTGAGAAGTTCGACACCGCCATGGAGATGGAGAAACAGTCCAAGCCCATGTCCATGAACGTTCTTCCCCTCATCAACAAGGCTCTCGCCCTCTTCCAATGGAAGCAGGACttcaaggaggccgagaagctctGCCAGAAGGCTCTGATTA TTGATCCGGAGTGCGACATTGCCGTGGCCACCATGGCCCAGCTCCTGCTTCAGCAGAACAACGTGACCGAGGCGTTGAAGTACTTTGAGCGCGCAGCGGAGCTGGCCCGCACCGAGGGCGAAATTGTCAACGCCCTTTCCTACGCCGAGGCGACCAGGACGCAGGTCCAGGTAACGGAAAAGTACCCCAAGCTAGCGGCtaagctggctggcggcggcggcccccctgGATTCCGAATGGGCGCCTAA
- the ABZ2 gene encoding Aminodeoxychorismate lyase (EggNog:ENOG503P2UR~COG:E), protein MPDEVFSLFTSLRYDVKLRQVPSRGWAYAGWNNSHESPLYMLDYHRDRIVRAATYWQWEDAIEMLSGDAGLARLENIALQAIGDAETRPLRVKIVVDKDGTIQAAKYETPAISVENLFPERLPAPGSVAGPNDPKIPPRLTLVVDGCLLSRSEFTHFKTTRRVMYDAARERANIRPGEMKEVLVINRDDQSVMEGTTTTPYFWRDGRWVTPPVAAKFSWEDGSGGQDGTSRRWALERGIAVEQTVPLQSLVDGEECWLSNGVGGFRRAILHI, encoded by the exons ATGCCGGACGAAgttttctctctcttcacCTCTCTGCGATATGATGTCAAGCTGAGGCAGGTTCCATCCAGGGGCTGGGCCTATGCCGGATGGAATAACAGCCACGAGTCGCCGTTGTATATGCTCGATTACCACAGGGACCGTATCGTACGGGCCGCGACCTATTGGCAGTGGGAAGATGCCATAGAAATGCTCTCAGGCGACGCAGGGCTGGCACGACTCGAAAATATCGCCTTGCAAGCCATTGGGGATGCAGAGACGCGACCCCTGAGAGTGAAGATCGTGgtcgacaaggacggcacAATTCAGGCTGCCAAATATGAGACCCCCGCGATTTCCGTGGAAAATCTGTTCCCCGAGCGGCTTCCGGCTCCTGGATCAGTCGCAGGGCCTAATGACCCCAAGATCCCTCCCCGATTGACTTTGGTTGTTGATGGCTGTCTGTTGTCAAGATCAGAGTTTACGCATTTCAAGACCACGAGGCGCGTCATGTACGATGCAGCTCGTGAGCGGGCGAACATCCGACCAGGAGAGATGAAGGAGGTCTTGGTCATCAATCGGGACGATCAGTCTGTCATGGAAGGCACTACTACCACACCCTACTTTTGGCGAGACGGGCGCTGGGTAACGCCTCCCGTGGCGGCCAAGTTCAGTTGGGAGGACGGAAGTGGTGGCCAAGATGGAACATCCAGGCGTTGGGCTCTCGAAAG AGGTATAGCTGTGGAACAGACTGTGCCGCTTCAGTCACTGGTCGATGGCGAGGAGTGCTGGCTTAGCAACGGCGTTGGAGGGTTTCGACGGGCAATTCTCCATATATAA